In Ailuropoda melanoleuca isolate Jingjing unplaced genomic scaffold, ASM200744v2 unplaced-scaffold5930, whole genome shotgun sequence, the following proteins share a genomic window:
- the LOC117799876 gene encoding uncharacterized protein LOC117799876 isoform X3 — MGVTGEAGRGRRIVSPRCTEHRPCVGLDPTTMRSIQSQNQESVAYPAEPPSISLGISVVPFPVICTTAVLNTPENTTEKPSQSSRGSRMPGTLQEFFIRGGVLKSVCVLSAQQVKEPTPANAQVLTEAEFHVLFKSRFTVCSKDACPSPLGVAGRPGGGVQLEGQAVATGQSDTSELAEATLWSPSRSLPGSWNLGALGASTQQAPGSSSHCQVCAPASCESSRNTGCTQASWGLQGPTEFGTRVTRHPHSRAKPLPSSFRWRSSNEEHVCVLHPQARRLQAEESAPCKHFPLLGMC; from the exons atggGAGTGACGGGAGAGGCAGGACGTGGAAGGAGAATCGTGAGCCCACGCTGCACTGAACACAgaccctgtgtggggctcgatcccacaaccatgagatccatccagagccaaaatcaagagtcagtcgcttaccCTGCTGAGCCACCATCCATCTCCTTGGGCATTAGTGTTGTTCCGTTCCCTGTGATCTGCACCACCGCTGTGCTGAACACTCCTGAAAATACAACTGAAAAACCCAGCCAGAGCTCCCGGGG gtccaGGATGCCGGGGACCCTGCAAGAGTTCTTCATTCGAGGAGGAGTCctgaagagtgtgtgtgtcttGTCAGCCCAGCAAGTGAAAGAACCAACCCCCGCCAATGCTCAG GTTCTAACTGAAGCAGAATTTCATGTACTCTTCAAGTCCAGATTTACCGTGTGCAGCAAGGacgcctgcccctccccactag GTGTTGCTGGTCGACCAGGAGGGGGAGTCCAGCTGGAGGGACAGGCGGTAGCTACAGGACAGAGCGACACGTCTGAGCTAGCAGAAGCCACACTCTGGTCTCCCTCCCGGAGCCTGCCCGGGAGCTGGAATCTGGGTGCCCTAGGGGCCAGCACACAACAGG cccctggctcatCCTCGCATTGCCAAGTGTGTGCCCCAGCCTCCTGTGAGAGCAG CAGGAACACCGGCTGCAcccaggcctcctgggggctgCAG ggcccaacagaatttggaacccgggtaaccaggcacccacattccagagccaaacccctgcccagctcatttcGTTGGAGATCCTCGAACGAAGAACATGTTTGCGTGCTGCATCCCCAAGCCcggaggctgcaggctgaggagagtGCGCCCTG
- the LOC117799876 gene encoding uncharacterized protein LOC117799876 isoform X1, with translation MGVTGEAGRGRRIVSPRCTEHRPCVGLDPTTMRSIQSQNQESVAYPAEPPSISLGISVVPFPVICTTAVLNTPENTTEKPSQSSRGSRMPGTLQEFFIRGGVLKSVCVLSAQQVKEPTPANAQVLTEAEFHVLFKSRFTVCSKDACPSPLGVAGRPGGGVQLEGQAVATGQSDTSELAEATLWSPSRSLPGSWNLGALGASTQQAPGSSSHCQVCAPASCESRYGMYVEVLPLMASLQVEARTPTVQIRSLGRPRATGSAQGHSPGHEQEPSLKPALRPHSRNTGCTQASWGLQGPTEFGTRVTRHPHSRAKPLPSSFRWRSSNEEHVCVLHPQARRLQAEESAPCKHFPLLGMC, from the exons atggGAGTGACGGGAGAGGCAGGACGTGGAAGGAGAATCGTGAGCCCACGCTGCACTGAACACAgaccctgtgtggggctcgatcccacaaccatgagatccatccagagccaaaatcaagagtcagtcgcttaccCTGCTGAGCCACCATCCATCTCCTTGGGCATTAGTGTTGTTCCGTTCCCTGTGATCTGCACCACCGCTGTGCTGAACACTCCTGAAAATACAACTGAAAAACCCAGCCAGAGCTCCCGGGG gtccaGGATGCCGGGGACCCTGCAAGAGTTCTTCATTCGAGGAGGAGTCctgaagagtgtgtgtgtcttGTCAGCCCAGCAAGTGAAAGAACCAACCCCCGCCAATGCTCAG GTTCTAACTGAAGCAGAATTTCATGTACTCTTCAAGTCCAGATTTACCGTGTGCAGCAAGGacgcctgcccctccccactag GTGTTGCTGGTCGACCAGGAGGGGGAGTCCAGCTGGAGGGACAGGCGGTAGCTACAGGACAGAGCGACACGTCTGAGCTAGCAGAAGCCACACTCTGGTCTCCCTCCCGGAGCCTGCCCGGGAGCTGGAATCTGGGTGCCCTAGGGGCCAGCACACAACAGG cccctggctcatCCTCGCATTGCCAAGTGTGTGCCCCAGCCTCCTGTGAGAGCAGGTACGGAATGTATGTAGAGGTCCTACCCCTGATGGCGTCCCTACAAGTAGAAGCCAGAACACCCACTGTGCAGATAAGGAGCCTGGGGAGGCCGAGAGCCACAGGGTctgcccagggtcacagcccTGGTCATGAGCAGGAGCCCAGTCTGAAACCAGCTCTGCGTCCTCACAGCAGGAACACCGGCTGCAcccaggcctcctgggggctgCAG ggcccaacagaatttggaacccgggtaaccaggcacccacattccagagccaaacccctgcccagctcatttcGTTGGAGATCCTCGAACGAAGAACATGTTTGCGTGCTGCATCCCCAAGCCcggaggctgcaggctgaggagagtGCGCCCTG
- the LOC117799876 gene encoding uncharacterized protein LOC117799876 isoform X4 translates to MGVTGEAGRGRRIVSPRCTEHRPCVGLDPTTMRSIQSQNQESVAYPAEPPSISLGISVVPFPVICTTAVLNTPENTTEKPSQSSRGSRMPGTLQEFFIRGGVLKSVCVLSAQQVKEPTPANAQVLTEAEFHVLFKSRFTVCSKDACPSPLGVAGRPGGGVQLEGQAVATGQSDTSELAEATLWSPSRSLPGSWNLGALGASTQQAPGSSSHCQVCAPASCESRAKPLPSSFRWRSSNEEHVCVLHPQARRLQAEESAPCKHFPLLGMC, encoded by the exons atggGAGTGACGGGAGAGGCAGGACGTGGAAGGAGAATCGTGAGCCCACGCTGCACTGAACACAgaccctgtgtggggctcgatcccacaaccatgagatccatccagagccaaaatcaagagtcagtcgcttaccCTGCTGAGCCACCATCCATCTCCTTGGGCATTAGTGTTGTTCCGTTCCCTGTGATCTGCACCACCGCTGTGCTGAACACTCCTGAAAATACAACTGAAAAACCCAGCCAGAGCTCCCGGGG gtccaGGATGCCGGGGACCCTGCAAGAGTTCTTCATTCGAGGAGGAGTCctgaagagtgtgtgtgtcttGTCAGCCCAGCAAGTGAAAGAACCAACCCCCGCCAATGCTCAG GTTCTAACTGAAGCAGAATTTCATGTACTCTTCAAGTCCAGATTTACCGTGTGCAGCAAGGacgcctgcccctccccactag GTGTTGCTGGTCGACCAGGAGGGGGAGTCCAGCTGGAGGGACAGGCGGTAGCTACAGGACAGAGCGACACGTCTGAGCTAGCAGAAGCCACACTCTGGTCTCCCTCCCGGAGCCTGCCCGGGAGCTGGAATCTGGGTGCCCTAGGGGCCAGCACACAACAGG cccctggctcatCCTCGCATTGCCAAGTGTGTGCCCCAGCCTCCTGTGAGAGCAG agccaaacccctgcccagctcatttcGTTGGAGATCCTCGAACGAAGAACATGTTTGCGTGCTGCATCCCCAAGCCcggaggctgcaggctgaggagagtGCGCCCTG
- the LOC117799876 gene encoding uncharacterized protein LOC117799876 isoform X6 has protein sequence MGVTGEAGRGRRIVSPRCTEHRPCVGLDPTTMRSIQSQNQESVAYPAEPPSISLGISVVPFPVICTTAVLNTPENTTEKPSQSSRGSRMPGTLQEFFIRGGVLKSVCVLSAQQVKEPTPANAQVLTEAEFHVLFKSRFTVCSKDACPSPLGVAGRPGGGVQLEGQAVATGQSDTSELAEATLWSPSRSLPGSWNLGALGASTQQAGTPAAPRPPGGCRAKPLPSSFRWRSSNEEHVCVLHPQARRLQAEESAPCKHFPLLGMC, from the exons atggGAGTGACGGGAGAGGCAGGACGTGGAAGGAGAATCGTGAGCCCACGCTGCACTGAACACAgaccctgtgtggggctcgatcccacaaccatgagatccatccagagccaaaatcaagagtcagtcgcttaccCTGCTGAGCCACCATCCATCTCCTTGGGCATTAGTGTTGTTCCGTTCCCTGTGATCTGCACCACCGCTGTGCTGAACACTCCTGAAAATACAACTGAAAAACCCAGCCAGAGCTCCCGGGG gtccaGGATGCCGGGGACCCTGCAAGAGTTCTTCATTCGAGGAGGAGTCctgaagagtgtgtgtgtcttGTCAGCCCAGCAAGTGAAAGAACCAACCCCCGCCAATGCTCAG GTTCTAACTGAAGCAGAATTTCATGTACTCTTCAAGTCCAGATTTACCGTGTGCAGCAAGGacgcctgcccctccccactag GTGTTGCTGGTCGACCAGGAGGGGGAGTCCAGCTGGAGGGACAGGCGGTAGCTACAGGACAGAGCGACACGTCTGAGCTAGCAGAAGCCACACTCTGGTCTCCCTCCCGGAGCCTGCCCGGGAGCTGGAATCTGGGTGCCCTAGGGGCCAGCACACAACAGG CAGGAACACCGGCTGCAcccaggcctcctgggggctgCAG agccaaacccctgcccagctcatttcGTTGGAGATCCTCGAACGAAGAACATGTTTGCGTGCTGCATCCCCAAGCCcggaggctgcaggctgaggagagtGCGCCCTG
- the LOC117799876 gene encoding uncharacterized protein LOC117799876 isoform X2 — protein MGVTGEAGRGRRIVSPRCTEHRPCVGLDPTTMRSIQSQNQESVAYPAEPPSISLGISVVPFPVICTTAVLNTPENTTEKPSQSSRGSRMPGTLQEFFIRGGVLKSVCVLSAQQVKEPTPANAQVLTEAEFHVLFKSRFTVCSKDACPSPLGVAGRPGGGVQLEGQAVATGQSDTSELAEATLWSPSRSLPGSWNLGALGASTQQAPGSSSHCQVCAPASCESRYGMYVEVLPLMASLQVEARTPTVQIRSLGRPRATGSAQGHSPGHEQEPSLKPALRPHSRNTGCTQASWGLQSQTPAQLISLEILERRTCLRAASPSPEAAG, from the exons atggGAGTGACGGGAGAGGCAGGACGTGGAAGGAGAATCGTGAGCCCACGCTGCACTGAACACAgaccctgtgtggggctcgatcccacaaccatgagatccatccagagccaaaatcaagagtcagtcgcttaccCTGCTGAGCCACCATCCATCTCCTTGGGCATTAGTGTTGTTCCGTTCCCTGTGATCTGCACCACCGCTGTGCTGAACACTCCTGAAAATACAACTGAAAAACCCAGCCAGAGCTCCCGGGG gtccaGGATGCCGGGGACCCTGCAAGAGTTCTTCATTCGAGGAGGAGTCctgaagagtgtgtgtgtcttGTCAGCCCAGCAAGTGAAAGAACCAACCCCCGCCAATGCTCAG GTTCTAACTGAAGCAGAATTTCATGTACTCTTCAAGTCCAGATTTACCGTGTGCAGCAAGGacgcctgcccctccccactag GTGTTGCTGGTCGACCAGGAGGGGGAGTCCAGCTGGAGGGACAGGCGGTAGCTACAGGACAGAGCGACACGTCTGAGCTAGCAGAAGCCACACTCTGGTCTCCCTCCCGGAGCCTGCCCGGGAGCTGGAATCTGGGTGCCCTAGGGGCCAGCACACAACAGG cccctggctcatCCTCGCATTGCCAAGTGTGTGCCCCAGCCTCCTGTGAGAGCAGGTACGGAATGTATGTAGAGGTCCTACCCCTGATGGCGTCCCTACAAGTAGAAGCCAGAACACCCACTGTGCAGATAAGGAGCCTGGGGAGGCCGAGAGCCACAGGGTctgcccagggtcacagcccTGGTCATGAGCAGGAGCCCAGTCTGAAACCAGCTCTGCGTCCTCACAGCAGGAACACCGGCTGCAcccaggcctcctgggggctgCAG agccaaacccctgcccagctcatttcGTTGGAGATCCTCGAACGAAGAACATGTTTGCGTGCTGCATCCCCAAGCCcggaggctgcaggctga
- the LOC117799876 gene encoding uncharacterized protein LOC117799876 isoform X5 — protein sequence MGVTGEAGRGRRIVSPRCTEHRPCVGLDPTTMRSIQSQNQESVAYPAEPPSISLGISVVPFPVICTTAVLNTPENTTEKPSQSSRGSRMPGTLQEFFIRGGVLKSVCVLSAQQVKEPTPANAQVLTEAEFHVLFKSRFTVCSKDACPSPLGVAGRPGGGVQLEGQAVATGQSDTSELAEATLWSPSRSLPGSWNLGALGASTQQAPGSSSHCQVCAPASCESSRNTGCTQASWGLQSQTPAQLISLEILERRTCLRAASPSPEAAG from the exons atggGAGTGACGGGAGAGGCAGGACGTGGAAGGAGAATCGTGAGCCCACGCTGCACTGAACACAgaccctgtgtggggctcgatcccacaaccatgagatccatccagagccaaaatcaagagtcagtcgcttaccCTGCTGAGCCACCATCCATCTCCTTGGGCATTAGTGTTGTTCCGTTCCCTGTGATCTGCACCACCGCTGTGCTGAACACTCCTGAAAATACAACTGAAAAACCCAGCCAGAGCTCCCGGGG gtccaGGATGCCGGGGACCCTGCAAGAGTTCTTCATTCGAGGAGGAGTCctgaagagtgtgtgtgtcttGTCAGCCCAGCAAGTGAAAGAACCAACCCCCGCCAATGCTCAG GTTCTAACTGAAGCAGAATTTCATGTACTCTTCAAGTCCAGATTTACCGTGTGCAGCAAGGacgcctgcccctccccactag GTGTTGCTGGTCGACCAGGAGGGGGAGTCCAGCTGGAGGGACAGGCGGTAGCTACAGGACAGAGCGACACGTCTGAGCTAGCAGAAGCCACACTCTGGTCTCCCTCCCGGAGCCTGCCCGGGAGCTGGAATCTGGGTGCCCTAGGGGCCAGCACACAACAGG cccctggctcatCCTCGCATTGCCAAGTGTGTGCCCCAGCCTCCTGTGAGAGCAG CAGGAACACCGGCTGCAcccaggcctcctgggggctgCAG agccaaacccctgcccagctcatttcGTTGGAGATCCTCGAACGAAGAACATGTTTGCGTGCTGCATCCCCAAGCCcggaggctgcaggctga
- the LOC117799876 gene encoding uncharacterized protein LOC117799876 isoform X8, which produces MGVTGEAGRGRRIVSPRCTEHRPCVGLDPTTMRSIQSQNQESVAYPAEPPSISLGISVVPFPVICTTAVLNTPENTTEKPSQSSRGSRMPGTLQEFFIRGGVLKSVCVLSAQQVKEPTPANAQVLTEAEFHVLFKSRFTVCSKDACPSPLGVAGRPGGGVQLEGQAVATGQSDTSELAEATLWSPSRSLPGSWNLGALGASTQQAGTPAAPRPPGGCRAQQNLEPG; this is translated from the exons atggGAGTGACGGGAGAGGCAGGACGTGGAAGGAGAATCGTGAGCCCACGCTGCACTGAACACAgaccctgtgtggggctcgatcccacaaccatgagatccatccagagccaaaatcaagagtcagtcgcttaccCTGCTGAGCCACCATCCATCTCCTTGGGCATTAGTGTTGTTCCGTTCCCTGTGATCTGCACCACCGCTGTGCTGAACACTCCTGAAAATACAACTGAAAAACCCAGCCAGAGCTCCCGGGG gtccaGGATGCCGGGGACCCTGCAAGAGTTCTTCATTCGAGGAGGAGTCctgaagagtgtgtgtgtcttGTCAGCCCAGCAAGTGAAAGAACCAACCCCCGCCAATGCTCAG GTTCTAACTGAAGCAGAATTTCATGTACTCTTCAAGTCCAGATTTACCGTGTGCAGCAAGGacgcctgcccctccccactag GTGTTGCTGGTCGACCAGGAGGGGGAGTCCAGCTGGAGGGACAGGCGGTAGCTACAGGACAGAGCGACACGTCTGAGCTAGCAGAAGCCACACTCTGGTCTCCCTCCCGGAGCCTGCCCGGGAGCTGGAATCTGGGTGCCCTAGGGGCCAGCACACAACAGG CAGGAACACCGGCTGCAcccaggcctcctgggggctgCAG ggcccaacagaatttggaacccgggtaa
- the LOC117799876 gene encoding uncharacterized protein LOC117799876 isoform X7, which yields MGVTGEAGRGRRIVSPRCTEHRPCVGLDPTTMRSIQSQNQESVAYPAEPPSISLGISVVPFPVICTTAVLNTPENTTEKPSQSSRGSRMPGTLQEFFIRGGVLKSVCVLSAQQVKEPTPANAQVLTEAEFHVLFKSRFTVCSKDACPSPLGVAGRPGGGVQLEGQAVATGQSDTSELAEATLWSPSRSLPGSWNLGALGASTQQAPGSSSHCQVCAPASCESRAQQNLEPG from the exons atggGAGTGACGGGAGAGGCAGGACGTGGAAGGAGAATCGTGAGCCCACGCTGCACTGAACACAgaccctgtgtggggctcgatcccacaaccatgagatccatccagagccaaaatcaagagtcagtcgcttaccCTGCTGAGCCACCATCCATCTCCTTGGGCATTAGTGTTGTTCCGTTCCCTGTGATCTGCACCACCGCTGTGCTGAACACTCCTGAAAATACAACTGAAAAACCCAGCCAGAGCTCCCGGGG gtccaGGATGCCGGGGACCCTGCAAGAGTTCTTCATTCGAGGAGGAGTCctgaagagtgtgtgtgtcttGTCAGCCCAGCAAGTGAAAGAACCAACCCCCGCCAATGCTCAG GTTCTAACTGAAGCAGAATTTCATGTACTCTTCAAGTCCAGATTTACCGTGTGCAGCAAGGacgcctgcccctccccactag GTGTTGCTGGTCGACCAGGAGGGGGAGTCCAGCTGGAGGGACAGGCGGTAGCTACAGGACAGAGCGACACGTCTGAGCTAGCAGAAGCCACACTCTGGTCTCCCTCCCGGAGCCTGCCCGGGAGCTGGAATCTGGGTGCCCTAGGGGCCAGCACACAACAGG cccctggctcatCCTCGCATTGCCAAGTGTGTGCCCCAGCCTCCTGTGAGAGCAG ggcccaacagaatttggaacccgggtaa